The proteins below are encoded in one region of Hordeum vulgare subsp. vulgare chromosome 3H, MorexV3_pseudomolecules_assembly, whole genome shotgun sequence:
- the LOC123441789 gene encoding LOW QUALITY PROTEIN: mannan endo-1,4-beta-mannosidase 8-like (The sequence of the model RefSeq protein was modified relative to this genomic sequence to represent the inferred CDS: substituted 2 bases at 2 genomic stop codons), with protein MDNDGVLPMVLRAVQNPIAVDFMVSEARRYKMRLILSLCNNWEDYGGKAQYVRWGKEASVDLTSDDDFFSDPTLKGYYKAFVEDVLSRINTITNEAYKDDPTILAWELINEPRCPSDPSCDTLQAWIEEMASYVKSIDTVHLVKIGIEGYCGSSTPELLLINPDDYSGHVGTDFIRNHXALGIDXASAHIYSHTSLPDSTEERHIQFVTTWMQQHIDDVANLLAMPIVIGEFGLSLKDGKFENEFRETFMQTVYNNLLGSWESGMVGGGCLLWQLFPEGAEHMDDGYAVIFAKSPSTFNLLANHSRKLE; from the exons ATGGACAACGACGGCGTGCTCCCCATGGTGCTCAG GGCGGTGCAAAATCCAATA GCAGTGGATTTCATGGTGAGCGAGGCAAGAAGGTATAAGATGCGGTTAATACTGTCACTATGTAATAACTGGGAAGATTATGGAGGGAAGGCACAATATGTAAGATGGGGCAAGGAGGCTAGCGTGGATCTTACTTCTGACGATGACTTCTTCTCTGATCCAACACTTAAAGGGTACTACAAAGCTTTTGTTGAG GATGTTTTGTCAAGAATAAACACAATCACAAATGAGGCCTACAAAGACGATCCTACTATCCTTGCCTGGGAGCTGATTAACGAGCCGCGTTGCCCTTCAGATCCATCATGCGATACGCTGCAG GCATGGATAGAAGAGATGGCATCTTACGTGAAGTCTATAGATACGGTGCACCTGGTGAAGATTGGTATTGAAGGGTATTGTGGTTCGTCTACTCCAGAACTCTTGCTCATCAACCCAGATGATTATTCAGGGCATGTTGGAACGGACTTTATCAGGAACCATTAAGCACTGGGAATTGATTAAGCTTCAGCTCATATTTATTCACACACTTC GTTGCCTGACTCAACAGAGGAAAGACACATTCAGTTTGTGACCACTTGGATGCAACAACATATTGATGATGTAGCAAACTTGCTGGCCATGCCCATTGTGATCGGGGAGTTCGGATTATCACTGAAGGACGGCAAGTTTGAAAACGAGTTCCGTGAAACTTTCATGCAGACAGTGTACAACAATTTATTGGGTTCTTGGGAGAGTGGAATGGTTGGAGGAGGCTGCCTTCTATGGCAACTCTTCCCTGAAGGTGCAGAACACATGGACGACGGTTATGCAGTTATTTTTGCAAAATCACCATCCACATTCAACCTACTTGCAAATCACTCAAGGAAGCTAGAATGA
- the LOC123440030 gene encoding neural Wiskott-Aldrich syndrome protein-like, which translates to MRRPAMGRAMAPVLVLAVLAVAAATAPGAVDGDVKCAECGTGTVPVLPPPPPYYYYSPPPPASYPGVSNCPPPPGGYIQIGGSAPGKGRMYPQDPGFMPSSAPRTVHFTVCSFAALAVLRIFW; encoded by the coding sequence ATGCGGCGGCCGGCCATGGGAAGGGCAATGGCGCCGGTCCTCGTGCTGGCGGTCCTGGCCGTCGCGGCGGCCACGGCGCCCGGGGCTGTTGACGGGGATGTCAAGTGCGCTGAGTGCGGCACGGGCACGGTGCCGGTGCTCCCGCCTCCGCCGCCGTACTACTACTACAGCCCTCCACCTCCGGCGTCCTACCCCGGTGTGTCCAACTGCCCGCCGCCGCCAGGAGGGTACATCCAGATCGGAGGCTCGGCGCCTGGCAAGGGGCGTATGTACCCGCAGGACCCCGGGTTCATGCCATCCAGCGCGCCGCGCACCGTCCACTTCACGGTATGCTCGTTTGCGGCGTTGGCGGTTCTACGGATCTTTTGGTGA